One window of Elaeis guineensis isolate ETL-2024a chromosome 11, EG11, whole genome shotgun sequence genomic DNA carries:
- the LOC105033101 gene encoding LOW QUALITY PROTEIN: glucan endo-1,3-beta-glucosidase 10 (The sequence of the model RefSeq protein was modified relative to this genomic sequence to represent the inferred CDS: inserted 1 base in 1 codon) has protein sequence MSVHSLLLLLLLGFLRRAPPCSATSASLVGINYGRVGNNLPSPEAVPRLVSTIGVGRVRLYDADPAAIRAFANTGIELVVGLPDRCLPKLAGDPGEALAWVRSNVQAYLPAAKIAFLTVGNEVLTSNNTALPHFLLPAMDNLHSALASLGLDRQIAVTTAHSLAVLGDSYPPSTATFRRDLLPLLCPILDFHARTGSPFFINAYPYFAYKKDPSGVALDYALLQSSAAPVVDPRSGLQYANLLHAQIDAVYHAIAAAGATKGVEIRVSETGWPSAGDVDEAGATAENAAAYNRNLMKLVAEXEGTPLLPKVPLRVYVFALFNENLKPGPASERNYGIFKPDGTPAYELGFTLDNSTAPGAGGGGGGGAGLGGDSSGEPSSGYYSISAAATEKRRVGRAVAGVIFFVFQIFLA, from the exons ATGTCGGTGCATTCCCTCCTCCTTTTGCTCCTCTTGGGATTCCTCCGCCGGGCCCCGCCGTGCTCCGCCACCTCCGCCTCTCTGGTGGGCATCAACTACGGCCGGGTGGGTAACAACCTACCCTCGCCGGAGGCGGTTCCCCGCCTCGTCTCCACCATCGGCGTCGGCCGCGTCCGCCTCTACGACGCGGACCCCGCCGCCATCCGCGCCTTCGCCAACACCGGCATCGAGCTCGTCGTCGGCCTCCCCGATCGCTGCCTTCCCAAACTCGCCGGCGACCCAGGCGAGGCCCTCGCCTGGGTGCGTTCCAATGTCCAGGCCTACCTCCCGGCGGCGAAGATCGCCTTCCTCACCGTTGGCAACGAGGTGCTGACCAGTAACAACACCGCGCTCCCCCACTTCCTCCTCCCCGCCATGGACAACCTCCACTCCGCGCTCGCCTCGCTCGGCCTCGACCGCCAGATCGCCGTCACCACCGCCCACTCCCTCGCGGTCCTCGGCGACTCCTACCCGCCCTCCACCGCCACTTTCCGCCGCGACCTCCTTCCCCTCCTCTGCCCCATTCTCGACTTCCACGCCCGCACCGGCTCCCCCTTTTTCATCAACGCCTACCCCTACTTCGCCTACAAGAAGGACCCCTCCGGCGTCGCCCTCGACTACGCCCTCCTCCAGTCCAGCGCCGCCCCCGTGGTCGACCCACGCTCCGGCCTCCAGTACGCCAACCTCCTCcacgcccagatcgacgccgtcTACCACGCGATCGCCGCCGCCGGGGCGACCAAGGGGGTCGAAATCAGGGTCTCGGAGACGGGGTGGCCGTCTGCCGGCGACGTCGACGAGGCGGGGGCGACGGCGGAGAACGCGGCCGCCTACAACCGGAATCTGATGAAGCTGGTGGCGG GGGAAGGGACGCCGCTGTTGCCCAAGGTACCGCTGCGGGTGTACGTGTTTGCGCTCTTCAACGAGAACTTGAAGCCCGGCCCTGCGTCGGAGAGGAACTACGGGATCTTCAAGCCCGACGGGACGCCGGCGTACGAGCTTGGCTTCACGCTTGATAACTCCACCGCCCCCGGCGcaggaggtggtggtggtggtggtgcggGCTTGGGTGGGGATTCCTCCGGCGAGCCGTCCTCCGGCTATTACAGCATTTCGGCGGCCGCCACG GAGAAGCGGAGAGTGGGAAGGGCGGTGGCGGGCGTGATATTTTTTGTTTTCCAAATTTTTCTAGCGTAA
- the LOC105033103 gene encoding large ribosomal subunit protein P1: MATGELACSYAALILHDDGIPITAEKISTLVKAANLKIDSYWAPLFAKLLEKRSVDDLILSVGSGGGSAPVAVSGPAGGAGGAAATAAAPVVEEKKEEPKEESDDDMGFSLFD, from the exons ATGGCCACCGGAGAGCTTGCCTGCTCCTACGCCGCTCTTATCCTCCACGATGATGGCATCCCCATCAcg GCGGAGAAGATTTCCACCTTAGTGAAGGCCGCCAATCTGAAGATAGACTCCTACTGGGCTCCCCTCTTCGCCAAGCTGCTCGAGAAGAGGAGCGTTGACGACCTCATTTTGAGCGTTGGATCCG GGGGAGGCAGTGCTCCTGTTGCGGTCTCAGGGCCGGCTGGTGGTGCCGGCGGTGCAGCTGCCACTGCTGCCGCACCGGTAGTTGAGGAGAAGAAG GAGGAGCCGAAGgaggagagtgatgatgatatgGGATTCAGCTTATTCGATTAG